From the Mammaliicoccus sciuri genome, the window ATGCCTTAAAACTTGGTCCATTTCAAGGATTACCAGCTTGTGTAGACATTGAAATTGGTAAAGGGGTTTGTGGAACAGCTGTTGCCGAAAAGCAATCACAACTTGTTGAAGATGTTAATCAATTCCCTGGGCATATTGCATGTGATGCGAATAGCCAATCAGAAATCGTTATACCTATATACTATAACAAAGAAATCATCGGTGTGTTAGATATAGATGCACCTGTTAAATCAAGATTTGATCGAACTGATCTTGAAGGGTTAGAATTATTTGTCAAAACGCTAGAAAAGCATATCCATCTTTAAAATATAAATTGACATGAACAAAACAAAAATGTATAATAGCTTTTGTGTGAATTAACGAAAGTAGCAGTTAAATATTATAAGGCTCTATGTTATTCCCAAAGAAGGCGTGTTGTGTAACCGCGGCTGCAAGGTGAAGGCACACAAATATAACATATCCCTATGAGCATTTAACATTCTTTCTTGTTTCTTCATAACAATCAAACAAGAAAAAGGAGGAACTTCAAAATGGCAAGATTTAGAGGTTCAAACTGGAAAAAATCACGTCGTTTAGGTATTTCATTAAGCGGCACAGGTAAAGAATTAGAAAAACGTCCTTACGTACCAGGACAACACGGTCCAACTCAACGTAAAAAATTATCTGAGTATGGTCTTCAATTGCAAGAGAAACAAAAATTACGTTACATGTACGGAATCAACGAACGTCAATTCCGCACTATTTTCGATAAAGCTGGTAACATGAAAGGTATCCACGGTGATAACTTCATGGCACTATTAGCTTCACGTTTAGACGCAGTAGTTTACCAATTAGGTTTAGCTCGTACTCGTCGTCAAGCACGTCAATTAGTTAACCATGGTCACGTAACTGTAGATGGCGCTCGTGTTGATATCCCATCTTACACTTTAAAACCTGGTCAAACTATCGGTGTTCGTGAAAAATCACAAAAATTAAACATCGTATTAGAATCAGTTGAATTAAGTCATCACGTTCCTGATTACTTATCATTCGATGCTGACAAATTAGAAGGTACTTTCGTACGCGTTCCAGAACGTAGCGAATTATCTGCTGAAATCAATGAACAATTAATCGTTGAGTACTACTCTCGTTAATCTTTGTTCAACAAAACCACTTTCATTTCGAAAGTGGTTTTTTTATTTTGTGAAATTAAAACCATACGCTATGCGTATGGTACAGTATGGTTTCACCGTTGTATTAAAAAATGCATCTCTACATGCTAGAATAATATTTGGTCAGCCAACCAAAATTAACAACACGAGGAGATGCATTAAATGTCATCAGACACAAACAGTTTAGCACATACAAAATGGAATTGTAAGTACCACATTGTGTTTGCACCAAAATATCGTAGACAAATTATTTATGGGAAAATTAAAAGAGATATTGGTATTATTTTAAGACAATTGTGTGAAAGAAAAGGTGTAGAAATAATAGAAGCTGAAGCATGTAAAGATCATATTCATATGTTAGTTAGCATTCCACCAAAGTTAAGTGTTTCTCAATTTGTAGGTTATTTAAAAGGTAAGAGCAGCTTAATGATATTTGATAGACATGCCCATTTAAAGTATAGATATGGTAACAGAAAATTTTGGTGTAAAGGATTTTATGTAGATACAGTTGGTAGAAATAAAAAAGTGATAGAAAATTATATAAGAAATCAATTACAAGAGGATATAGTAGCAGAATAGTTAACAATGATAGAGTACATAGATCCTTTTACTGGGGAAGAAACTCGAAAGAAGAAAAAATAAAACAACCCTTTTAAGGGTTGCTGGGAAAGTAGTACATTTGGCTGATCTTCTCAGTGCCCTTTTAGGGCTGGTCAGTAATAGAGGCTTATAGCCGCAGAACAAACCACCCGTTAAGGTAGTGACCCCCCAAAGTTAGAGTTTCCATTATGCTATTAATTGGCTGGATTGAGTTCGGTATTGTACTGGACTTCGTCCAGCCAATTTTAATTTCAAACGTTCATTGTTATACCAATAGATGTAATCCTCAATTCTTCTTTTTAATGTTTCATAGTTAACAAGTTCTTCTCCATGATACATTTCCTGCTTCATGATGCCAAAGAAATTCTCCATAGAAGCATTATCCGCACACGTCGCTTTACGTGACATACTTTGATAAATCCTTTGTTCCGATAATCTTCTAATCCATGCATTATGCTGATAATGCCAACCTTGATCAGAATGTATCGTCGTACGATATGGTGCTTCATGCTTAATGATTGTAACTGCTTTATCCAATGATTGAAGTACTAAGTCTAATGTTGGTCTTCTGGATATACCATAAGAAATGATTTCCCCATTGTATAAATCCATAATAGGGCTGAGATATAATTTTTGTTCTTCAGCACATTTAAATTCAGTGATATCTGTCACTAATTTTTGAAGTCGAATAGATGTATGGAATCTACGATTCAAGCGATTTTCAGCCACTTTACCAACTGTACCTTTGTATGATTGATAGCGTGATTTACGTGTGAATTTTTGACATTTTAATCCTAGTTCTCGCATAATTCGTTGTACTTTCTTATGGTTAATGAGATAACCTTGATTTCTCAAAGCTAAATATATACGACGATAGCCGTATTTACCGTTGTGTTTTTGAAAAAGTTCAATGATCTTTTTCTTCCAACCTTTATCTAAATCTTCCTTTTGTAATTGTTTGGCATGGTAATGATAGGTTGCTTCTGGTATACCAACCTTTACTAAGATATCTTTTAATTTGAATCCTTCTTCTTTGAGTTCGAATGCCACTGCTGCTTGTGCTTTTCTAGAAAGGCACTCGGATTCTCTCGAAAAGCGTTCAACTTTTTTAAATAAGCATTCTCTAATCGAAGATTTTCATTTTCTAGCTCTAACTCTTTTTCTCGTGATAGGTTTTGATTAGATTTCTTCTGTTTCTTCTTTTTCATGGGAGGTCGTCCTTTCGGCTTTTCGAGTCCTTCCACACCTTCTTTGTCATATATCTTTTTCCATCGCACAATAATAGATGGGGTATTTAGGCCAAATTTAATCGCTGTATCTTGGAAGGAATCGCCTGTTCTTTTCATATAGTTTAATACATTTATTTTGAATGTAACAGAATAAACTGTCTTTTTCTGTTTCTTTTTAATGCCATCTACACCGAATGATTGAAAGGCTTTTACCCATGTTCGTATAATAATTTTATCAGGTATATTATATTTTTTAGCTAATTTTCGATAACCATAATGGCCATCTAGATAATCTCTTACAACTTTCAACTTAAATTCATCACTATATTTTGTCATATTAAAACACCCCCTAAAGTTAGTTTTTTTACTCTAACTTTAGGGGTGCAGTACCTAAACGGGTGGTTTTGATTTATAATTTATGACTTCATCCATTCATCTAATAAATGTGCATAATCCGATATTAAACCATCAACACCCAAATCTAACATTTTTTGAGCCGTATGTTTATCATTAATTGTATATGGTAATACCTTAAGTTGCGATGCATGTGCTGACTTTACAAATTTTCTCGTGACAATTTTATAATTCGGATTAATATAGTTTGCATACTCCCCTATTTTGTTAATTTCCCTTTTACTTATAAATCGGTCTTTCTTCTTAATCAATACACCTAATTCTATTTCAGGCCATAAAGTATTTATTTTTTGAATTGAATTTCTATTAAATGACTGAATCATAATTTGATTATACGAAATATCATGTTGTTTGATCATAGAGATGATATCCTCTTCAATATTTGGATAGTTTTCGGGTTGCTTGATTTCTATAAGTAGCTTTAAATGTGTGTCTTTTATTAATTTAAGTACATCTTGAAATAACGGAATTTGCTCACCAATATATGCTTGCCCTTTCCATTTACCAACATCATACTTTTTCAATGTTTCGTATGTTAATTTTCTGATGACCCCTTTTTCTTGTGAAGTACGTTTCGTCGTTGGATCATGAATAACAACGAGTTCACCATCAATCGTTCTATGTATATCTATTTCAAGAACATCTATATTGAATTCTATTGCATGTTTAAAAGAAATCATTGTATTTTCTGGTGCTAACGATGGAACACCTCTATGTGCAACTTTTAATTTGCAATTTTGATTATTCACATTCATTGTCTACTCCTTTAAAATCAGTCATACTATAGATTATACCCAAATATTTTTAATTATAGAAAGGAACATGAATATGACAACACATATTTTTAATTTAAAAGGAACGTGGACTAAAGGCAGAAATGCTTCTGGCCATATTACAACTGATAATTTATCTACTCGCGTATCAATCCCTGAAGTAATGGATGGACCAGAAATCGGTACAAATCCAGACGAGATGCTACTAGGTGCAGCTTCAACTTGCTATATGATTACATTGGCAGCAATGATTGAACGCTCTGAAATTGATATCGAAAGAATCGAAGTGGATTCTAAAGGTCATGTTGATTTCGAAGATGGTGTGATCACTTATAAAAAAATAGAACATTTCCCTATTATTTATTTATCTGAAGAACCAGATGAAAATTTACAAAAAAGATTAAACAGACTTGTTCAAAAAGCAGAAGAATCTTGTATGATAACACGTGCTTTAGCTGGTAATGTTCAAGTTGTAGCAACAGGTGAAATAAGATTTTAGTAATGAAAGCGTTTTAATCAGAATTTTCAATAAATTCACTATTATTTTACTATTTTCTTTGCTACAATATAGAACATAAATTCAGTAAGGAGTGTATATATATGTATCAGCATGATTCTTTATTACTCGCACCAGGTCCTACAACTGTTCCTAGGGAGATTTTAGAAAGTATGAATCAACCTATGACAGGACATAGAACAAAGGAATTTAGTCAAATTATTCATCAAGCATCGAGAGATTTACAAACAATTTTTGGGGCTAAACACCCTGTTGCTATTCTAACTTCATCAGGAACAAGTGCTCTTGAAGCAGCTATGGTTAATGTAGCAAATCCTGAAGATGATATTGTCATTATTGTTTCAGGCGCTTTTGGGGATAGGTTTAGAAAAATCGCATCCTCTTATCCATTTAAGGCACATATTTTTGAAGTTGAATGGGGAAAAGGTGTCGATTTAAAAGAATTTGAAACATATTTAAACTCACTTAATGTTGATGTTAAAGCCGTATTCACACAATTTTGTGAAACGTCTACTTCTGTTAAACACCCTATTAATGCTTTAGGAAAATTAGTTAAACAATTTAATCCTGACATCTATTTTGTAGTAGATGGCGTTAGTATTATTGGCGCAGTTGAAGTAGATATGGAACAAGACAACATCGATGTTCTCGTTTCAGGTAGTCAAAAAGCAATCATGTTACCACCTGGCGCAGCATTTGTAGCATATAATGATAGAGCTATCGAAAGGTTTAAAGAAGTGACAACTTCAAGATTTTACTTAGATTTAAATAAATACATAACTTCTTTAAACGATGATTCAACACCTTTCACACCAGCTGTATCACTTATTAGAGGTGTACAAACTTATTGTGATTTAATTCAAGAAGAAAAATTTGAAAATACAATCAAAAGACACGAAGTATGTAAAACAGCCGTTCGAGAAAGTTTAAAAGCTTTAGATATGGAACTATTAGTTGAAGATGAATTTGCTTCACCTACTGTAACAGCTTTTGTACCAAATAAAGATGAAGTTAAGACGATTAAAGATGAATTACTTGATAGATTCAACATAACAATTGCAGGTGGTCAACAGCATCTTAAAGGAACAATATTAAGAGTTGGTCACATGGGTAAAGTCTCTCCAAATGACATGTTGCAATTTATTAGCGCATTAGAAATTATACTTTCAGAAATACGTGAACAATCAGTACTTGGTAAAGGTGTTTCAAAATTCCAGGAGGTAGTTAATCAATATGTTTAAAGTAATTGTAGTCGATCCAATATCAGAAGAAGGTTTAAAAAGTTTAACAGATCATGAAAAATTCGAAATAGACATCAAAACTGGCTTGAGTGAATCGGAAATCGTTAACATTATCGGTGACTATGATGCTTTAATCGTAAGAAGCCA encodes:
- a CDS encoding GAF domain-containing protein; its protein translation is MSEQQLDYSLLNRQLDGLLSGEQDLIANLSNASAFINQFLPNINWVGFYLIKNNALKLGPFQGLPACVDIEIGKGVCGTAVAEKQSQLVEDVNQFPGHIACDANSQSEIVIPIYYNKEIIGVLDIDAPVKSRFDRTDLEGLELFVKTLEKHIHL
- the rpsD gene encoding 30S ribosomal protein S4, which encodes MARFRGSNWKKSRRLGISLSGTGKELEKRPYVPGQHGPTQRKKLSEYGLQLQEKQKLRYMYGINERQFRTIFDKAGNMKGIHGDNFMALLASRLDAVVYQLGLARTRRQARQLVNHGHVTVDGARVDIPSYTLKPGQTIGVREKSQKLNIVLESVELSHHVPDYLSFDADKLEGTFVRVPERSELSAEINEQLIVEYYSR
- a CDS encoding IS3 family transposase translates to MAFELKEEGFKLKDILVKVGIPEATYHYHAKQLQKEDLDKGWKKKIIELFQKHNGKYGYRRIYLALRNQGYLINHKKVQRIMRELGLKCQKFTRKSRYQSYKGTVGKVAENRLNRRFHTSIRLQKLVTDITEFKCAEEQKLYLSPIMDLYNGEIISYGISRRPTLDLVLQSLDKAVTIIKHEAPYRTTIHSDQGWHYQHNAWIRRLSEQRIYQSMSRKATCADNASMENFFGIMKQEMYHGEELVNYETLKRRIEDYIYWYNNERLKLKLAGRSPVQYRTQSSQLIA
- a CDS encoding helix-turn-helix domain-containing protein, translated to MTKYSDEFKLKVVRDYLDGHYGYRKLAKKYNIPDKIIIRTWVKAFQSFGVDGIKKKQKKTVYSVTFKINVLNYMKRTGDSFQDTAIKFGLNTPSIIVRWKKIYDKEGVEGLEKPKGRPPMKKKKQKKSNQNLSREKELELENENLRLENAYLKKLNAFRENPSAFLEKHKQQWHSNSKKKDSN
- a CDS encoding glycerophosphodiester phosphodiesterase; amino-acid sequence: MNVNNQNCKLKVAHRGVPSLAPENTMISFKHAIEFNIDVLEIDIHRTIDGELVVIHDPTTKRTSQEKGVIRKLTYETLKKYDVGKWKGQAYIGEQIPLFQDVLKLIKDTHLKLLIEIKQPENYPNIEEDIISMIKQHDISYNQIMIQSFNRNSIQKINTLWPEIELGVLIKKKDRFISKREINKIGEYANYINPNYKIVTRKFVKSAHASQLKVLPYTINDKHTAQKMLDLGVDGLISDYAHLLDEWMKS
- a CDS encoding SACOL1771 family peroxiredoxin: MTTHIFNLKGTWTKGRNASGHITTDNLSTRVSIPEVMDGPEIGTNPDEMLLGAASTCYMITLAAMIERSEIDIERIEVDSKGHVDFEDGVITYKKIEHFPIIYLSEEPDENLQKRLNRLVQKAEESCMITRALAGNVQVVATGEIRF
- a CDS encoding pyridoxal-phosphate-dependent aminotransferase family protein; this translates as MYQHDSLLLAPGPTTVPREILESMNQPMTGHRTKEFSQIIHQASRDLQTIFGAKHPVAILTSSGTSALEAAMVNVANPEDDIVIIVSGAFGDRFRKIASSYPFKAHIFEVEWGKGVDLKEFETYLNSLNVDVKAVFTQFCETSTSVKHPINALGKLVKQFNPDIYFVVDGVSIIGAVEVDMEQDNIDVLVSGSQKAIMLPPGAAFVAYNDRAIERFKEVTTSRFYLDLNKYITSLNDDSTPFTPAVSLIRGVQTYCDLIQEEKFENTIKRHEVCKTAVRESLKALDMELLVEDEFASPTVTAFVPNKDEVKTIKDELLDRFNITIAGGQQHLKGTILRVGHMGKVSPNDMLQFISALEIILSEIREQSVLGKGVSKFQEVVNQYV